In Hemicordylus capensis ecotype Gifberg chromosome 3, rHemCap1.1.pri, whole genome shotgun sequence, one DNA window encodes the following:
- the MFSD13A gene encoding transmembrane protein 180, protein MGFRLLHCLFHLPIAVVYGSLSLFISILHNVFLLYYVDTFVSIYKIDKLSFWIGETVFLIWNSLNDPLFGWLSDQAFLSTQQSGVEISTVEVVSKRLKALSRNGPLFALSFLAFWIAWAHPGLQFLICLCLYDSFLTVVDLNQNALLADLAVSARDRTGLNFYSSLFSAIGSLSVFMSYAVWNKEDFFSFRIFCVILAFSSALGFTLATWLLRQRFQNEGRMKWDEHAVLKELYIDQPSMHQEKRITLAEYLKQLSRHRNFLWFVSMNLIQVFHCHFNSNFFPLFLEHLLSDRISLSMGSFLLGVSYVAPHLNNLYFLSLCQRWGVYAVVRGLFFLKLLLSVMMLLAGPDWIYLLCFFIASNRVFTEGTCKLLNLVVTDLVDEDLVLNRRQQAASALLFGMVALVTKPGQTFAPLIGTWLLCSYTGYDIFQRDPLSNTVSAQPKLASSAAWEPTLRLGCFYLLVFVPITCALLQLLSWSQFSLHGKRLQTVKSQRQTLTESQSQEIKTI, encoded by the exons ATGGGTTTTAGGCTACTGCACTGTCTCTTCCACTTGCCCATTGCAGTTGTCTATGGGTCTTTATCACTCTTTATTTCAATTTTGCACAACGTGTTTCTCCTCTACTATGTGGATACCTTTGTCTCCATATACAAGATTGATAAACTTTCTTTTTGGATTGGGGAG ACTGTGTTTCTAATCTGGAACAGCCTCAACGATCCTCTCTTTGGCTGGCTTAGTGACCAGGCTTTCCTTAGCACACAACA GTCTGGAGTAGAGATCTCCACTGTAGAAGTTGTTTCAAAAAGACTCAAGGCCCTAAGCCGCAACGGCCCCCTCTTTGCTTTGTCATTTCTGGCTTTCTGGATTGCATGGGCCCACCCAGGTTTGCAGTTCCTCATCTGTCTCTGCCTGTATGACAGCTTCCTCACGGTGGTGGATCTCAACCAGAATGCCTtgcttgctgaccttgctgtctcTGCAAGGGACAGGACTGGTCTCAACTTCTACTCTTCACTCTTCAGTGCCATTGGCTCCCTCTCAGTCTTCATGTCCTATGCTGTGTGGAACAAGGAGGACTTCTTCTCCTTCCGAATATTTTGTGTGATACTGGCTTTCAGCTCGGCACTTGGCTTTACCTTGGCCACATGGCTGTTGAGGCAGAGGTTTCAGAATGAGGGACGAATGAAGTGGGATGAACATGCAGTTTTAAAAGA ACTGTATATTGACCAGCCTTCTATGCATCAAGAGAAGAGGATCACTCTGGCCGAGTACCTCAAACAGCTCTCTAGGCATCGCAACTTTCTCTGGTTTGTCTCTATGAACCTTATACAG GTTTTTCACTGCCACTTTAACAGCAACTTCTTCCCTTTGTTTCTGGAGCATCTGCTATCTGATCGTATATCACTCTCCATGGGATCATTCCTACTAG GTGTTTCTTATGTGGCTCCTCATCTCAACAACCTCTACTTCCTGTCTCTCTGCCAAAGGTGGGGTGTGTATGCTGTGGTGCGGGGGCTCTTCTTCCTGAAGCTGCTACTGAGTGTGATGATGCTCCTGGCTGGGCCAGATTGGATCTACTTGCTCTGTTTCTTTATAGCCAG TAACCGTGTGTTTACTGAAGGGACATGCAAGTTGCTGAACCTGGTGGTCACCGACCTAGTGGATGAAGACTTGGTGCTGAATCGGAGGCAGCAGGCTGCCTCAGCTCTCTTGTTTGGCATGGTTGCCTTGGTAACCAAGCCAGGCCAGACCTTTGCCCCTTTGATTGGtacctggctgctgtgttcttACACAG GTTATGACATTTTCCAGCGAGATCCCCTGAGCAACACAGTGAGTGCCCAGCCAAAGCTGGCTTCCAGCGCAGCCTGGGAACCAACTCTACGCCTGGGCTGCTTCTATCTCCTTGTTTTTGTCCCCATCACGTGTGCGTTGCTGCAGCTCCTCAGCTGGTCACAGTTCAGCCTACATGGGAAGCGTCTCCAGACAGTAAAATCTCAGCGTCAAACTTTAACCGAGAGTCAGTCCCAAGAAATCAAAACTATTTAA